A single genomic interval of Oryza sativa Japonica Group chromosome 7, ASM3414082v1 harbors:
- the LOC9268726 gene encoding uncharacterized protein: MPLRLPCAMETRPPRAAAPAPARVSRFRRLLVRVSAEPERAGGGGGGEVREKEEKAAEMEVGSVGLDRMVLSFMEDSAAAAVERPPRGRCGSCFNGGGDGSDDEEFDFLPSDSSATAAASAAAAAGDALDALKGLVQSASMAERNLLADASRIAERCRKGGKKKADVRCAVADGLAALGYDAAVCKSRWDKTPSYPAGEHEYIDAVVAAETRLVVEVDFRSEFEVARSTKAYRAALQALPPLFVGTPDRLGQIVAVVAEAARQSLRKKGLHVPPWRKPEYMRAKWLSPQVLRCSDKPPPPPPSPPPTPVSLSSFSGEFELRFDAKTPPNLSATAAGDDNDNDNDDEVEAKKITMVVSPSPWRPVEPEAASKKRSPPPPPRRPEGKVVTGLAAVL, encoded by the exons ATGCCGTTGCGGTTGCCGTGCGCGATGGAGACGAGGCcaccgcgggcggcggcgccggcgccggcgagggtgTCGAGGTTCCGGAGGCTGCTTGTGCGGGTGTCCGCGGAGCCggagcgggcgggcggcggcggcggcggggaggtgagggagaaggaggagaaggcaGCGGAGATGGAAGTGGGGTCGGTGGGGTTGGACCGGATGGTGCTCAGCTTCATGGAggattccgccgccgccgccgtggagcggCCCCCGCGTGGCCGCTGCGGCAGCTGCTTcaacggcggcggggacggcagcgacgacgaggagttCGACTTCCTCCCCTCCgactcctccgccaccgccgccgcttcggccgccgccgccgccggcgacgccctgGACGCGTTAAAG GGCTTGGTGCAGAGCGCGAGCATGGCGGAGAGGAACCTCCTCGCCGACGCGTCGAGGATCGCCGAGAGGTGCCGCAAGGGCGGCAAGAAGAAGGCCGACGTCCgctgcgccgtcgccgacggcctCGCCGCCCTCGGCTACGACGCCGCCGTGTGCAAGTCGCGGTGGGACAAGACCCCCTCCTACCCCGCAG GCGAGCACGAGTACATcgacgcggtggtggcggcggagacgcggctggtggtggaggtggacttCCGGTCGGAGTTCGAGGTGGCGAGGTCGACCAAGGCGTACCGCGCGGCGCTGCAAGCTCTCCCGCCGCTGTTCGTCGGGACGCCGGACCGGCTCGGGCAGatcgtcgccgtcgtggcgGAGGCCGCGCGGCAGAGCCTGAGGAAGAAGGGCCTCCACGTCCCGCCATGGCGGAAGCCGGAGTACATGCGCGCCAAGTGGCTCTCCCCGCAAGTCCTCCGCTGCTCcgacaagccgccgccgccgccgccgtcgcccccgcccACGCCGGTATCGCTCTCCAGCTTCTCCGGCGAGTTCGAGCTACGCTTCGACGCCAAGACCCCACCAAACctcagcgccaccgccgccggcgacgacaacgacaacgacaacgacgacgaggtcgagGCGAAGAAGATTACGATGGTGGTGTCCCCATCGCCGTGGCGCCCGGTGgagccggaggcggcgagcaAGAAaaggtcaccgccgccgccgccgcggcgccccgaGGGGAAGGTGGTGACCgggctcgccgccgtgctctaA